The following are from one region of the Cetobacterium somerae genome:
- a CDS encoding gamma-glutamylcyclotransferase family protein: MKIFVYGSLREGFFNFNKYINGAAKKIELGEVIGKLYAIKDQEYPALLEEDGIVIGEIITVENCDLKAIDNMENYFGENNPNNEYNKIKKEIKNLETGEIEILDVYVYNTTNPKFSYNNLIPIASGDWKKYKN; this comes from the coding sequence ATGAAAATTTTTGTTTATGGAAGCTTAAGAGAGGGATTTTTTAATTTCAATAAGTATATAAATGGTGCAGCTAAAAAAATTGAACTAGGTGAAGTTATAGGTAAACTATATGCTATTAAGGATCAAGAATATCCTGCTCTATTAGAAGAAGATGGAATTGTAATTGGAGAAATTATAACCGTTGAAAATTGTGATTTAAAAGCTATTGATAATATGGAAAATTATTTTGGTGAAAATAATCCTAATAATGAATATAATAAAATAAAAAAAGAGATTAAGAATTTAGAAACTGGTGAAATAGAAATTTTAGATGTTTATGTTTATAATACAACTAATCCGAAATTTTCGTATAATAATTTAATTCCTATTGCTTCAGGAGATTGGAAAAAATATAAAAATTAA